CCACAACAGCTACAGAGTCTAGTTTGAGTGCATCAATGCAGTTATTGATGATCTGGTTTACCTTGTCCACCTCCTTGGCAATGGTGGAGATCTCAGATGTTGAATCTCGGCCATCATCATCAGAGTCATCTCCTCCATTAATCCCATTTTCCTCCCTTGCAATAATATCCCCTGACCCGGTCACAACTCCATCTCTTACTCGATCCTCTCCTCCTGCTGTCCGCATGTCCATGTAGTTACCCTTAGAGGTGGCCATGGCTTCCGAGAAAGCTGTGGCCATCTTTTCCATTTGCGGCAGGGAGGAAAGTCGAGAAGAGGTGGTGTTGGCTGAGCCATGGAGGATGCCCAAGCTAGAGGATGTTGACTGGTTCAACTTGCTGTGGTGGTGGTGTTGGTGATGGGATTGATCATGGAGTTTCTGCAAGGCAGAAGGATCCTTGGCTGCTGCAGCAGCTGCTTCTGGTCCATACCGCATTTCCAAAATGGTTTTCTTGACACTTATAGATTTTTCTTTCTCCTCCTGCATTCGACGCCTACGCAAGCAGTAGTAAACCAAGCCCAACACAATGACCATCCCAAACAGGCAGCCTAGAATGGTCATAATGTAATGGGTGGTGGTAGAAGGGGTTGCTCGCAAGTCATCAGGACCTGGAGCCCGTGTGGCAAAAAACAGGCAAGTGTGATTGTTCCGCTGAGAATTGCGAATTGAGGCAACACAGAAGGTGTAATTTGTGTGGGGTTTTAGGTTGTTTAGGGTGACAGTCtcttttttgttctttaaatTCATGATGTCAGACACATAGGTGTGATTGTACTGCACTAGGATGTACATCTTAAGGTAGGGCTTAGGGATTTGAACCAATAAGGAAGCTGTGGAGAGGGAAACTGTTTGCAACTTAATACTGGGACTATATGTGGGGTCTGCAGTTGATGAAGCTGTGGGCTGGTGATAAGTTCCCATTTGATCAGAAAAATCAATCCCCATTCCAGAATAATCTAAGTCTGGAGGCAGGGCAGTTATGCCAGTAACAATAACTCCATCTTTACACATGGATGACAGGATGGAACGAGCATTTCTTCCAGGACTTCCTCTTGGACTCAGCAGGGGGTAACCAAAGAGTTCCTTTGGCGTCTCACACTGGAGCCTGTCGTAGGTGTGAGTGACATTGTCAAATGCCTCCAGCCAGATAAGGAAGCTGTACAAGTCGCAGCCACAGTGGAATGGGTTTCCAGCCAGTTCACACACTATTAGCCGCCCAACAACGGTAAAAGTTGATGCATCCAATTTTGCTAACTTGTTTGAGGATAGATCGAGACTGCTAAGGCTTGGGCACTCCCAAAAGGCATTGGTTGCAATGACCTCTATAAGGTTGTGTTGCAGATATAGGCACTGCATTCGACCCAACCCTCGCAGAATCCCCTCTGTGAGGTTGGTTAGCTTGTTGTAACCCAACTGTAAGACCTGTAGATTGGCCTGTCCTGCAAAGGCACCGTCCTCAATGTAGGAGATCTCATTCTTGGTGAGATTGAGGTCAGTGAGGTTGGTAAATCGACTGAGGGAACTGAAGAAAATTGCCTTGAGCTTGTTCTCATTAAGCCGCAAGTCATGGACAGTGTTGTTAATGTGCTGTGGGATTGTCTCATATGGAGGCTGGTTCTGACTGCAGATCGCCAGCCACACATAGCCTTTATCCCCCTCAATTAGCCAGCAGTCACCCCTCACAAAGGAAGGTGCATGAAGGATGAGAAAAAGAGGGATAGAGAGGAGAATAAAAGTAGGTGGACAAAACCAAGGGAGGTTGAACATGAAGGCCATTCTCAGAACCAGAATTGGATTTGTTTTGATCAGGAAGGGAATGGAAAAATGTTAGggctcaaaaaaagaaaatttatcAGAGGATGTGAGCAGCCAATATGATTAGAAAGACAGGTTCTGGGGAAAAAAGGAGTCTTGAGGGCAGTCACAGCTGTACAAGTGGCATTATTCCAAACATAGTCCCCATTTTATGTGGTCCGTGTTATAAGGTAATAGCATCGCTTGCCACAGCTATAACTCATGGCCTTTGACTTTCCAACTGCTCTACTTTTGGACTGCTGTGCAAGATGATGTCAATCTGAGCCGGTGAATCTGTGTAAGAGACAAGGGTTGGGGAAAGAGAAAATGgagaaaatatcatttttatgCTTTAATTATATACAAAACTGATTTACAAGACCGGTTCCTGCATCCACATTCCTAGCGCCATAAACAACTTTATCCTGTGTATGCTGATTTAAGCCAACACTTTTCAGTTACATAAAACCATTTGCACAATTAACCAATAAAGGTAAAAAAAGGTATAAATGAAAGCATAATTAGAGACAAAATTGATAAGCAGCCATGAGTCTTTAGGTTACTCATGTTTTACCTCGCAGCTGAGGATTATACTAGGATTACCATTCATCAAATACCACAATTCTATTCACCATTCTTTTgcgctaatttttttttttaaatgcataaaatgtttgcGGTCTCCCAGCCTGCTAAGGGTGGTCTGTTGGCTTGctgtattatttattcattttaagataGGCAGTCTGGACAATCAGCTGACAACTCTCTTGGCCATGCTCACAGGCCAGCTTAAACCAGGCAAGACAAGCATACCAGTTTAGGCTAGCCTAAacttatttgtgtgtatatatatatatgtgtatgtgtgtgtgtgtgtgtgtatatatatatatatatatatatatatatatatatatatatatatatatatatatatatacacacatacacacacacatacacacacacacacaccaatcagccacaacattaaaaccacctgcccaatattatgtaggtccccctcgtgccgccaaaacagcaccaacacgattctcagaatagctttctgagattttttttttcttaacacaattgtacagatttatccgagttactgtagactttgtaagttctaaacagtctgaccattctctgttgacctctctcatctacaAGGCATttatgtccacagaactgccgctcactggatgtttttttgtttttggcaccattcggagtaaattctagagagtactgtatgtgaaaatcccaggagatcagcagtaacagaaatactcaaaccagccatggaaaaattataaatttttctaTATTTGTTTCTGAATTGCTtctttctgctctgacaatgttccccaaatctGAGGATTggtgttttttccagcaggacaatgctcaatgctacacagccaggtcaatcaaggtgtagctggaggaccaccggatcaagaccctgtcaggGCCAGCCCGATCTCCAGacttgaaccccattgaaaacctctggaatgtgatcatgaggaagaaggttggccacaagccatcaaacaaatccGAGCTGCTTAAATTTTTGTGCTAGGAGTGGCATAAATTCACCCAACAGCAACGTGAAAactggcagagagcatgccaagacgcatgaaagctgcgATTgcaaatcagggttattccaccaaatattgatttctgaactcttcctaagaaGTATCgttcaaatttttttattgaaaaacattttttttttaaaacactgcagtttttttatattttgaccagttgttaatttatgcaaataaatgctctaaatgacaatattgtcATTTGGaattaggagagagagagagagagagagagagagagagagagagagagtgagagagagggagtgtaCTTGGTAAATCAGTAATACATTAAATTTAGGTGTTGACATCTGAAGTGTTGTGGCATTTCTAAATACCCTGATATTGTTTCAAACTTCTCTTCTTAACAGTATTagcattacaaaaaaatattatgtacTCTAACATACCAAGATAATGTTGTGGTACAGACAGAACCTATCTAAAATGTTTAACTCATGATTCAGATTAGGTTACACATAATTAAATGTTAATAGTCCTTTACCTAACATTACAGATAGTGAGGAAACCTTACATAAAACTTAAATTACACTGCCAACTACTCTGTCTATATTTAAAAGCACCCAATTTTACAATAGTCACTTCTCATTCCGAAAGCTCTCACAGAAGTAAGGAACCTGTTTCCCTCTGCGGCCAAGCTCAGAATTGAAATTGACAATTCAATTCCTCAACTGACATCAGCCGATTCAACATTGACCATCAGAGTGTGTCATAACCACGAGACACTCTTAACTGTCAAGCCTACAATCCCTCAAGACCCAAATGTGTGCATGAGAATGTCTTTTCATCTCTGTTGGAGCTGATGATTTATATCAGCcttatttattacttaaaatgtaaataacatgcaaacaaacacaatagGCATGTTTGTCTTTGTGTATTTGTATGTCTTTAGTGTATGCGTGTAGACATGTTTGCTGTGTCAAGGAAAATGTGTGTAGCATGCAAATAATGCagaacatttttatgtaaattgaATGTGAATAGTTGAAAATCTGAAGGGAGTATTAATTACCCAGctgatatgaaaaaaatatataaaaattggcATGGCATTACTTGAGCAGCTGTAATTGTAACTGAATGCTATTACAAAGTTATCTTGCAACAATTGCATTTATAATGCGACATCAATATGCAGGATGATTGTTACACATTAAACCAATATATTATCACCACTGGAATATTTCAAACACTAAGTGCAACATGATTGTTCACACCAAAACACTAAATGTTAATATTCCTTGATGCACTGATATAAACATAAGGCATGGGGAATTATTAGTGGTACTTACTACTGTAAGACAAGAATCACTATTacggtagcactttattttacagtacttttAGGCATTTaattactatataattacaacaacaacagtaactactaggtactaaccctaaacctaaccccaatcCTAACCATAACCCATATTAAGTAGATGTAGTTGCACACAGAATATTACTCGggactttcttgggtaagtacactgcAAGTATCCtaaaagtacacatactgtaaaataaagtgccacCACTATTACTACTAGCCTCcttatccttaaagggatagttaggAAGATGTCAGGCCGAATGTTAGGGGCtgaaagtctcagtcaccattgaggctgactgaggctgtcactctctaaaattctgcctaatctctccttttgagttccacagaagaacagTACCAGCTAACTCTTTAACCAAACAAGCGAAACAGTGGCTTGGCAGGTGGAAAGagcagctagaccagcttaacaCCATATTAGCCAGACTAGGAGGCAAAATATACCAGTTAAAGACCAGCAAAACACTCCTTTTTATTCACTCCCTCCCTTTCTCTCCCTCTTCTTAAATAATATCCTTTATTCTACTGGTATTTCATTACCAGTATTTTCTCTCTCTTATTCAACCCATATGGCATCAGTTAATTTCCATCTTTCTTTTCACTGAGCTCCGACCTCATCAGATAAATATCTAATTAGTTAGTCAACACAGTAGGGCCCAGAGGAAACAATCTACGAATTCTGCTCCACACTGGGAAGGTTTGACCAAATATGAGGTCACCAAAATATTGCAGCAGTGACCTCAAATAAACGTTTATCTTAAGGCATAAGATAATGCTTAGTCCCTGCTGATTTCATTCAACAGCACACTCAAAATTGATTTAAGGGCCATTTGGCTTTTTTCTTTTGCgagttaaataaattaataatgtacAGTAGACTTTCCTACAAGATCTCCCAAATGTACCATCTCAGTAGGTTGGAAATATGTACCATTCTGTGCTCCATTGTTTAATATGGACTACTGCCACTGGTGGACCCTTAAAAATAGGTGCATGACACCCCGGGCTATGTGCCTGAATCTCTCTCATTGTTCTGTCTTCCTCCGTCTTGTCTCTATATTGGCTGTAATGTATGCTAGGAGTTTGAAGCTATGCTCctttcaaaagaaaaaattaCAAGTTCCAGCAACCACAAAGAAACAATTAAGACCTTCAGttcctttttcttcttttattttgccAAGCTTCAGGCCTTTTGTGGAGACCTGAGACCAATTCCATTTTGCACGTCGAGTTATCACGAACTGGTATCTTCGATTTAATTAGGACCAGAGGCTAATACTAATTACAGCTTGTGAAAGCAGGTGGACCAAACTAGCACTCGCTTTAGTGAGCTTGctttgtcattgaaaatgaacctCTCGGGAAATTTGAAGCAGAGAATGTCTAACAAAAAATAGAATGAGCAGAAATTTGGAGAGAGACCCATTTCCCAACTGAAAAacaatcttaaaccagcctacaTAGTTTTGATGGTCGTATCTGGTAGAAATTGGGAAAGAAACCCACTGAGAAAAATGCATTTTATGCACAAACTAGCCAAAGGTCAGTGGGGAGGAGCTATGTTCTTTGAGTGATTGGTAACTTTCTTGTAAATGGCACTTTCCATGACGTGAGGCAGCTGGAACTGAAAAATTCCCCCATACATGGCGCTTctttcttggaaaaaaaaaaaaaatgggactaGCTCACGTGGTTGTCACATTGTATTCAACTGTTGACCTTTTAAGCTACACTAGCCTGGAGGAGCTCTGGCCACctcaaagaacaaaaaacaacagTCTGTCATTCTAAAGTAGTTAAAGTCAGCTTTAGATAATAAATTTGGATAAGTTtggataataaataataaattaatgtacttTCATAAAACACTCCTTGTCTAATTGGGCATAATTCATCAGTGCTCGTAATTCCAGTAGCGAATTcacaaacataaaagtcataatctttgatgaaaattataaaaaattactcCATGACATTTGCTTTCGACTGACGTCaacaagccctcttatttttcatcCACTCCCCTCCAATCATTGAGGTATGTAACGCCCACTTTTCATAATTCAATCAGTTTCCCAAATCAAGCATACaagttttctcattgaatatcctgaaTTTAGCGGGTCAGTTTTTTTTGGATTTGGTTTAGTTTTTAGGTTTGTAATGAATACACTCATTTAATAAtcagtcatttaaataattataaataaatcttATGCTTTATTTTATCATAGGTTCAGTTTGTCTACATCTACAGAATGAAGACAGTGATTTTGGGTTCAAGTCAGATTCAGCCCTATAATTTGACAGGAAACTTCAGGTCGGGTTTGGTCAAAGTGTACGTGCTGGGATTAAGCTTTAAATCACTGCCTATGTAGACTTGTTGTTACAAACTTTGCTTCAAAGGAGTTGTGGACATTAATTAAAGCGGACTTTAAATTGTGGATCCAAAATTGTTAACAAAGTTTTGCCCTAACCTCTTTTTGGTTTTAATATTTTAGAACCTCCATTCAAGCTATCAAGCTATATATGATATCATAGATATTCTGTAATTAGCACtactttttgtgtttattttctttaatggATAGCACTCACAGTGAGTGCTTGTTTGGTAGATTTCCAGCTGTGGCAGTATTCGGAAGA
This region of Xyrauchen texanus isolate HMW12.3.18 chromosome 48, RBS_HiC_50CHRs, whole genome shotgun sequence genomic DNA includes:
- the LOC127639985 gene encoding protein phosphatase 1 regulatory subunit 29-like, whose protein sequence is SLSLSPTTFILLSIPLFLILHAPSFVRGDCWLIEGDKGYVWLAICSQNQPPYETIPQHINNTVHDLRLNENKLKAIFFSSLSRFTNLTDLNLTKNEISYIEDGAFAGQANLQVLQLGYNKLTNLTEGILRGLGRMQCLYLQHNLIEVIATNAFWECPSLSSLDLSSNKLAKLDASTFTVVGRLIVCELAGNPFHCGCDLYSFLIWLEAFDNVTHTYDRLQCETPKELFGYPLLSPRGSPGRNARSILSSMCKDGVIVTGITALPPDLDYSGMGIDFSDQMGTYHQPTASSTADPTYSPSIKLQTVSLSTASLLVQIPKPYLKMYILVQYNHTYVSDIMNLKNKKETVTLNNLKPHTNYTFCVASIRNSQRNNHTCLFFATRAPGPDDLRATPSTTTHYIMTILGCLFGMVIVLGLVYYCLRRRRMQEEKEKSISVKKTILEMRYGPEAAAAAAKDPSALQKLHDQSHHQHHHHSKLNQSTSSSLGILHGSANTTSSRLSSLPQMEKMATAFSEAMATSKGNYMDMRTAGGEDRVRDGVVTGSGDIIAREENGINGGDDSDDDGRDSTSEISTIAKEVDKVNQIINNCIDALKLDSVAVVEAAVATATTADNTSSPPPPSVTCLTRGLIPLSPTITETCQIMSSPKIRPPPPVPLVLPLSERPGISGGGFLSPPYRDPPPATVSRPLQRQLSADAAVVPINAVKNRCSVSSGGSVKSALVFSLDVPDPRSPDPCKYPEKGSPVRCGEPLERLPIIGVQGVRNGRGDGGSGGGGGAGGGSGGSGGCGVVVGGGGSTAQQHHLEVHPDYHCSEHRHSFPALYYEGATDSPAQKVSFLKPLTRTKKDTAYSQFSPRHHNYSGYSSSPEYSSESTLKIWERFRPYKKSQREEAYIAAGHALRKKVQFAKDEDLHDILDYWKGVSAQQKL